The Lachnospiraceae bacterium oral taxon 500 genome window below encodes:
- a CDS encoding L-ribulose-5-phosphate 4-epimerase, with the protein MKKNPIGIYEKAIPNCFDWADKIRIAKEAGFDFIEISIDESDERLARLKWSRETRKYLRELLAEQDFEIRSMCLSAHRRFPYGSKEEGGRQKAYEIMTQAIRLAQDLGIRNIQLAGYDVYYEPADAETKARFKDGLRQAAKEAAAANVMLSIEIMDTEFIGTISRCLEYIDEIASPWLKIYPDLGNLSRWTEDPVSELKLGWQHIVAIHLKDTQPNVFKCVPFGEGTVDFAGLLAQIKEWEYTGPFLIEMWADNQKEVSRAEAAEQIRAAKAWLSQKAGGMF; encoded by the coding sequence ATGAAAAAGAATCCGATTGGAATTTATGAAAAGGCGATTCCCAATTGCTTTGATTGGGCGGATAAGATACGAATAGCCAAGGAGGCCGGTTTTGACTTTATTGAGATTTCAATTGATGAGTCGGACGAGCGGCTGGCCAGACTGAAATGGAGCAGGGAAACCAGGAAATACTTAAGGGAACTCTTGGCTGAGCAGGATTTTGAAATTCGGTCAATGTGTTTAAGTGCTCATCGTCGTTTTCCGTATGGCAGCAAAGAGGAGGGGGGTCGGCAAAAAGCGTATGAAATTATGACGCAGGCAATTCGTCTGGCTCAGGATTTAGGCATTCGCAATATTCAGTTGGCCGGTTATGATGTTTATTATGAACCGGCAGATGCCGAAACCAAGGCCAGATTTAAGGACGGATTAAGGCAGGCGGCCAAGGAAGCGGCGGCGGCCAATGTTATGCTGTCGATTGAAATTATGGATACGGAGTTTATTGGCACGATCAGCCGTTGTCTGGAGTATATTGATGAGATTGCTTCGCCGTGGCTGAAGATTTATCCTGACCTTGGCAATTTATCGCGGTGGACGGAGGATCCGGTCAGTGAATTAAAGCTGGGCTGGCAGCACATTGTAGCCATTCATTTAAAGGATACGCAGCCGAATGTGTTTAAATGTGTGCCGTTTGGCGAGGGAACGGTTGATTTTGCCGGCTTGCTGGCTCAGATTAAGGAATGGGAGTATACAGGACCGTTTTTAATTGAAATGTGGGCCGATAACCAAAAAGAAGTCAGCCGGGCAGAAGCGGCCGAGCAGATTAGGGCAGCAAAAGCATGGCTGAGTCAAAAGGCAGGAGGAATGTTTTAA
- the araD gene encoding L-ribulose-5-phosphate 4-epimerase (catalyzes the isomerization of L-ribulose 5-phosphate to D-xylulose 5-phosphate in the anaerobic catabolism of L-ascorbate; links the arabinose metabolic pathway to the pentose phosphate pathway and allows the bacteria to use arabinose as an energy source), with the protein MLEKLKEEVLLANLELKKQNLVIFTWGNASAIDDKTQYVVIKPSGVGYDEMKAEDMVVLDLDGNVIEGRYRPSSDTPTHLVLYKKYPEIKGIVHTHSEWATSWAQAGRDIPCYGTTHADYFYGAVPCCRLLTKAEINSAYEKETGNVIVETLTERNIKPLEVPGVILTGHGPFTWGKNAAEAVHNARVLDEIAKMALRTEAINPNIKPLPQELLDKHYLRKHGKNAYYGQI; encoded by the coding sequence ATGCTGGAAAAATTAAAGGAAGAAGTGCTGCTGGCGAATCTGGAGTTAAAAAAGCAAAATCTGGTTATTTTTACCTGGGGCAATGCCAGTGCGATTGATGATAAAACGCAATATGTGGTGATTAAACCCAGCGGAGTTGGCTATGATGAGATGAAAGCCGAGGATATGGTGGTGCTTGATTTGGACGGCAATGTCATTGAGGGGCGCTACCGGCCGTCGTCGGATACGCCGACGCATTTGGTGCTGTATAAAAAATATCCGGAAATAAAGGGTATTGTTCATACCCACTCGGAATGGGCGACCTCATGGGCGCAGGCCGGTCGGGATATTCCCTGCTACGGTACGACGCATGCGGATTATTTTTATGGGGCGGTGCCCTGCTGCCGGCTGCTGACGAAAGCAGAGATTAACTCGGCTTATGAGAAGGAAACCGGCAATGTGATAGTTGAAACCTTAACCGAAAGAAATATTAAGCCGCTGGAAGTACCGGGTGTGATTCTGACCGGACACGGGCCGTTTACCTGGGGTAAGAACGCAGCGGAAGCAGTGCATAATGCCAGAGTCTTAGACGAGATAGCCAAAATGGCGCTGCGCACCGAAGCCATCAACCCGAACATCAAACCGCTGCCGCAGGAACTGCTGGATAAGCATTATCTGAGAAAACACGGCAAAAACGCCTACTACGGGCAGATATGA
- a CDS encoding tripartite tricarboxylate transporter substrate binding protein, with amino-acid sequence MKKGIVWLLCAALLVGITACQNSGDSGAGYPKKEITMIIPYGAGGTTDVTGRQFALALEKQLGQSIVIINQSGASGSVGTKTVLDAKPDGYTVLYTADSLGTQKVMGISDYSYADFSPIMAVVDDPKVIVVNKNSNYNSLEDLINDMKARPGKVKMSYTGPGGSGHVQALIYNQLGLEMALTAYASGAECITAVLGDQVDFTNSNYSTVTGYLESGDLKLLGVSAKERLVQHPDVPALTEVMPEAEKHLSMPFTPLSLVVDKDCPEEVKEVLRKAALEAVKDSKWQEFVKQNNLKELYVDYPEIADIESFYQSWESLVCWLLWDAGAAKNDPAQYNIPRP; translated from the coding sequence ATGAAAAAAGGAATTGTATGGCTATTATGTGCGGCACTGCTGGTGGGAATAACGGCGTGTCAAAACAGCGGAGATTCAGGAGCAGGCTATCCGAAAAAGGAAATTACAATGATTATTCCTTACGGAGCCGGCGGAACGACGGATGTGACCGGCCGGCAATTTGCTTTGGCGCTGGAAAAGCAGTTGGGCCAATCGATTGTCATTATCAATCAGTCGGGTGCGTCCGGTTCGGTCGGTACCAAAACGGTGCTGGATGCGAAACCGGACGGTTATACCGTTCTTTATACGGCGGATTCTTTGGGGACGCAAAAGGTAATGGGGATTTCGGATTACAGTTATGCTGATTTTTCACCGATTATGGCGGTGGTCGATGATCCCAAGGTAATTGTAGTAAATAAAAATTCAAATTACAACAGTTTAGAGGACTTAATCAATGACATGAAAGCGCGGCCGGGGAAAGTTAAAATGTCGTATACCGGCCCCGGTGGTTCCGGTCATGTTCAGGCGCTGATTTATAATCAGTTGGGACTGGAGATGGCTTTGACGGCGTATGCCAGTGGAGCGGAATGTATTACTGCTGTTTTGGGCGATCAGGTTGATTTTACCAATTCCAATTATTCAACGGTAACCGGTTATCTGGAAAGCGGCGATTTAAAACTGCTGGGTGTTTCAGCCAAAGAGCGTCTGGTGCAGCATCCGGATGTGCCGGCTTTGACTGAGGTGATGCCGGAAGCGGAAAAACATTTATCGATGCCGTTTACACCGCTGAGTCTGGTGGTGGATAAGGACTGCCCGGAAGAAGTAAAAGAGGTGCTTCGAAAAGCAGCTTTGGAAGCGGTTAAGGATAGCAAGTGGCAGGAATTTGTCAAGCAAAATAATCTGAAAGAACTCTATGTAGACTATCCGGAAATAGCCGACATTGAAAGCTTTTATCAAAGCTGGGAATCTTTAGTTTGCTGGCTGCTGTGGGACGCGGGTGCTGCTAAGAACGATCCGGCTCAGTATAATATTCCCCGGCCGTAA
- a CDS encoding C4-dicarboxylate ABC transporter permease: MGILDVLMYFVNPQFILFVFLGALTGLLVGAIPGLSVTMATALLVSVTYTWNTSNAMAMIMGVYVVGVFSGAIPAILINIPGAPSSVVTTLDGYPLAKQGKAYTALKYATVYSFVGSVFSFILLWLMARPIAAIALRFTPMDYFLLALFGLTTVGSLTAKSFSKGLISAAVGLIISMIGMDSVMGIPKLTFGIADLRSGVSIVPVLVGLFGLSEVLTVIAEGDSGQILKIKKEIVKTRDVLKHLGMSMYYCLIGTLIGALPGAGGPVASFIAYSQATKLVKKPSVPFGEGAVEGIVASESANNAVIGGALIPLLTLAIPGDAVTAVILSVFYVHGLQPGPMFIKTNPAMFAAILAGGLMACVFLLLLGLGLGPRLSRLISIPKKILLPIVIVLCVIGSFAGNNRLFDVLLMFVFGLLGFFMRKYGYSIASMTLAVVLGGMMDSNFRRAVSLAVSEENKLLALFGRPISMVLFVVTVLTIAMNIPAVKRKRQRKG; this comes from the coding sequence ATGGGGATTTTAGATGTTTTAATGTATTTTGTCAATCCGCAGTTTATCCTCTTTGTTTTTTTGGGAGCTTTAACCGGTCTTTTGGTTGGGGCGATTCCGGGGCTGTCAGTCACGATGGCAACGGCGCTGCTGGTATCGGTGACCTACACATGGAATACATCAAATGCCATGGCGATGATCATGGGCGTTTATGTGGTCGGTGTTTTTTCCGGAGCCATACCGGCGATTTTAATTAATATTCCGGGAGCGCCGTCATCGGTGGTAACAACGCTGGACGGCTATCCGCTGGCAAAGCAGGGGAAAGCTTATACGGCTTTAAAATATGCGACGGTTTATTCTTTTGTCGGCAGTGTTTTCAGTTTTATTTTGCTGTGGCTGATGGCCCGACCGATTGCGGCGATTGCTCTGCGCTTCACGCCGATGGATTATTTTCTGCTGGCTTTGTTCGGACTGACAACGGTTGGTTCTCTGACGGCCAAAAGTTTTTCCAAGGGGCTGATCAGCGCGGCGGTTGGACTGATTATCAGTATGATCGGTATGGATTCGGTTATGGGGATTCCGAAGCTGACATTTGGCATTGCCGATTTGCGCTCGGGTGTATCAATCGTTCCGGTGCTGGTCGGTTTATTCGGTTTGTCGGAGGTACTGACGGTCATTGCTGAGGGAGATTCCGGTCAGATTTTAAAGATCAAAAAAGAAATTGTCAAGACACGGGATGTGTTAAAGCATTTAGGAATGTCGATGTATTACTGCCTGATTGGAACTTTAATCGGTGCGCTGCCCGGTGCAGGCGGGCCGGTGGCTTCTTTTATTGCTTACAGTCAGGCGACCAAACTGGTGAAGAAGCCGTCGGTACCATTTGGCGAGGGAGCGGTTGAAGGGATCGTGGCTAGTGAATCAGCCAATAATGCCGTCATCGGCGGAGCACTGATTCCGCTGCTGACTTTGGCGATTCCGGGCGATGCGGTTACAGCCGTTATCTTATCGGTTTTTTATGTGCATGGCTTACAGCCGGGGCCAATGTTTATTAAGACCAATCCGGCGATGTTTGCGGCGATTTTAGCGGGCGGGCTGATGGCCTGTGTTTTTTTGCTGCTGTTGGGTTTGGGACTGGGGCCGCGACTCAGCCGTTTGATTTCGATTCCCAAGAAAATCCTTCTGCCGATTGTAATTGTGCTGTGTGTCATCGGTTCTTTTGCCGGAAATAACCGGCTGTTTGATGTGCTGCTGATGTTTGTCTTTGGCCTGCTTGGTTTTTTTATGCGCAAGTACGGGTATTCGATTGCATCGATGACGTTGGCGGTGGTGCTGGGTGGCATGATGGATTCCAATTTCCGGCGGGCGGTTTCACTGGCCGTGTCGGAAGAAAATAAGCTGCTGGCTTTGTTTGGACGGCCGATTTCGATGGTGTTATTCGTTGTGACGGTTTTAACAATTGCTATGAATATTCCGGCGGTGAAAAGAAAGCGGCAGCGCAAAGGCTGA
- the rfbF gene encoding glucose-1-phosphate cytidylyltransferase, giving the protein MKVVILAGGFGTRISEESHLKPKPMIEIGEMPILWHIMKSYSHYGYYDFIICCGYKGYVIKEYFADYYLHNSDVTFDFSRNNEMTIHNNIAEPWRVTLVDTGLNTMTGGRVKRIQKYIGEEPFMLTYGDGVCDIDIRKLEQFHHAHGKTATITAVQPGGRFGALNIESTGLIQSFTEKKKEDGGWINGGYMVFNPEIFDRLAGDSTVLERGPLEGLAEAGQLMAYQYDGFWQCMDTLRDKLYLEELLTQKKAPWKVW; this is encoded by the coding sequence ATGAAGGTAGTAATCCTGGCCGGGGGATTCGGCACGCGAATCAGTGAGGAATCACATTTAAAGCCGAAACCGATGATTGAAATCGGGGAAATGCCAATCTTATGGCATATTATGAAATCTTATTCGCATTATGGGTATTATGATTTTATCATTTGCTGCGGATACAAAGGCTATGTTATCAAAGAATATTTTGCCGATTATTATTTGCATAATTCCGATGTGACTTTTGACTTTTCCCGGAACAATGAAATGACGATCCATAACAATATCGCTGAGCCGTGGCGGGTAACGCTGGTTGATACCGGCTTAAATACCATGACCGGCGGCCGGGTAAAGCGAATTCAAAAATATATCGGTGAGGAGCCTTTTATGCTGACCTATGGCGATGGTGTCTGTGATATTGATATCCGGAAGCTGGAGCAGTTTCATCATGCTCACGGGAAAACGGCGACTATTACGGCAGTTCAGCCGGGCGGCCGGTTTGGGGCACTGAATATTGAAAGTACCGGCCTGATTCAGTCGTTTACCGAAAAGAAAAAGGAAGACGGCGGCTGGATTAACGGCGGTTATATGGTTTTTAACCCGGAAATCTTTGACCGGTTGGCAGGAGACAGCACGGTTTTGGAGCGAGGGCCGCTGGAGGGATTGGCGGAGGCCGGGCAGTTAATGGCTTATCAATACGATGGCTTTTGGCAGTGCATGGATACACTTCGGGATAAGCTGTATTTAGAGGAGTTGTTGACACAGAAGAAAGCACCGTGGAAGGTATGGTAA
- the rfbG gene encoding CDP-glucose 4,6-dehydratase, with amino-acid sequence MEELRSFYQGKKVFITGHTGFKGAWLCRILYDFGADICGYALAAEEQSLYRILKLDSKVKNITGDIRNLEQLSQAVVDYEPEIVIHLAAQPLVIDSYERPVYTYETNVMGTVNILETLRQSRGVRSFLNVTTDKVYENKEWLWGYRENENLCGYDPYSNSKSCSELVTYSYKSSFFQNSGPAISTARSGNVIGGGDFAANRIIPDCVRSALKGEDILVRNPHSVRPYQHVLECLSGYLLIAMKQYQKKEYEGSYNFGPNEKSCVTTGELADIFCRAWNEGETGEGITWYTENQNGPHEANFLKLDCSKAKTVLGWQPKWDIKKSLEETIFWSKAYRDQQEMDQVIGRQITEYFGEK; translated from the coding sequence ATGGAAGAATTAAGAAGTTTTTATCAGGGGAAGAAAGTTTTTATTACCGGCCATACCGGCTTTAAGGGGGCATGGCTGTGCCGGATCTTATATGATTTCGGGGCGGATATCTGCGGCTATGCGCTGGCAGCGGAGGAGCAATCGCTATATCGGATATTGAAACTGGACTCAAAAGTAAAAAACATCACCGGTGATATTCGTAATCTGGAGCAATTAAGCCAGGCGGTAGTCGATTATGAGCCGGAGATTGTGATCCATCTGGCGGCACAGCCGCTGGTGATTGATTCGTATGAGCGGCCGGTCTATACTTATGAAACGAATGTGATGGGGACGGTTAATATTTTAGAAACGCTGCGCCAGAGCAGGGGCGTCCGTTCCTTTTTAAATGTGACGACCGATAAGGTCTATGAAAACAAAGAATGGCTGTGGGGCTACCGGGAAAATGAAAATCTGTGCGGCTATGATCCGTATTCCAATTCCAAATCTTGCAGCGAGCTGGTTACTTACAGTTATAAAAGTTCATTTTTTCAAAACAGCGGCCCGGCAATTTCAACGGCTCGGTCGGGTAATGTGATCGGCGGCGGCGATTTTGCTGCGAACCGGATTATCCCGGATTGCGTTCGTTCGGCTTTAAAGGGCGAAGATATCTTAGTTCGCAATCCCCACTCGGTCAGACCCTATCAGCATGTGCTGGAATGTTTATCCGGATATTTGCTGATTGCCATGAAGCAGTATCAAAAAAAGGAGTATGAAGGCAGCTACAACTTTGGCCCGAATGAGAAAAGCTGCGTGACGACAGGTGAGCTGGCTGATATTTTTTGCCGGGCTTGGAACGAAGGCGAAACCGGGGAAGGAATCACTTGGTACACAGAAAATCAAAACGGCCCGCATGAGGCCAATTTCCTGAAACTGGACTGTTCCAAAGCCAAGACGGTCTTGGGCTGGCAGCCGAAGTGGGATATTAAAAAAAGTTTGGAAGAAACCATTTTCTGGAGCAAAGCTTACCGCGATCAGCAGGAGATGGACCAGGTGATAGGCCGGCAGATAACGGAGTATTTTGGGGAAAAGTGA